One segment of Pleuronectes platessa chromosome 21, fPlePla1.1, whole genome shotgun sequence DNA contains the following:
- the LOC128427257 gene encoding zinc finger protein 385C, whose product MFSSLSEGALSQGQVHPLLGSLPLPGRPLQAQGHAPLEHFLPLRVNGSSPLSLFPNFNTMDPVQKAVINHTFGVTPPKKKPIISCNICHLRFNSTTQAEAHYKGHKHARKLKALETQRNRHKNGHGPSTAGKDRERGMMGGAAVPRDLSLMKDKKGPTLSSPPAQQQTEITLGSSLAAPPSSQPSALDSLLRSPQVSPQVSPQVSPGSQLSDLPSVSPPVEGCSPATISAPPSDPQGGSTGGEEEVAKVDDAKEAKSNKNQPIHCPTCKVTVNSSSQLEAHCSGSKHKQMLDGPNSSQSQRRAKMTSSPRPTSRIKQRMGSKTRAVVCVSSQPFHCELCQMSVNSETQLKQHMSSRRHKERLAGKPVKTKFSPYNKLQPSAILATKLALQKHLCKALPAGFLTSHLNPAAFCTMAHGPLALRLPPTIFQGPLISPTLFRPAPGPLRATHAPIIFSPY is encoded by the exons ATGTTCTCTTCCCTTTCTGAAGGTGCACTGTCCCAGGGTCAGGTGCACCCCCTCCTGGGATCCCTGCCTCTGCCGGGTCGACCCCTCCAGGCGCAGGGTCATGCCCCGCTGGAGCACTTTCTGCCACTGAGGGTCAACGGCTCCTCGCCGCTTAGCCTCTTCCCAAACTTCAACACG ATGGACCCAGTGCAGAAGGCAGTGATCAACCATACCTTTGGTGTGACCCCCCCCAAGAAGAAACCCATCATCTCCTGTAACATCTGTCACCTGCGCTTCAACTCCACC ACCCAGGCAGAGGCCCACTACAAAGGTCACAAGCATGCTCGCAAGCTAAAGGCCTTGGAGACCCAGAGGAACCGGCACAAGAACGGACACGGTCCATCCACAGCGGGAAAAGACCGAGAGAGGGGCATGATGGGAGGAGCAGCGGTGCCAAGAGACCTCTCTCTTATGAAAGACAaaaaag GCCCAACCTTGTCTTCTCCACCTGCACAGCAGCAAACTGAAATCACCCTGGGGAGTTCACTGGCAGCCCCCCCTTCATCTCAACCTTCAGCCTTGGACTCCTTGCTCCGCTCTCCTCAGGTCTCTCCTCAGGTCTCCCCTCAGGTCTCCCCTGGCTCTCAGCTTTCTGATCTACCCTCGGTGAGTCCACCTGTGGAAGGGTGCAGCCCGGCCACCATCTCCGCCCCACCCTCTGATCCTCAGGGAGGCTCCacgggaggtgaggaggaggtggcgaAGGTGGATGATGCTAAGGAGGCCAAGAGCAACAAAAACCAACCTATCCATTGTCCTACTTGCAAAGTGACGGTCAATTCCAGCTCCCAGTTGGAAGCTCACTGTAGTG GCTCCAAGCACAAACAGATGCTGGACGGTCCAAACAGCAGCCAGTCACAACGCAGGGCCAAGATGACATCATCGCCCAGACCCACCAGCAGAATTAAGCAGCGGATGGGCAGCAAGACCAGAGCGGTGGTGTGCGTGTCCAGCCAGCCCTTTCACTGTGAACTGTGCCAGATGTCCGTCAACTCCGAGACACAGCTGAAGCAG CacatgagcagcaggagacacaaAGAGCGTTTGGCTGGGAAGCCTGTCAAGACAAAGTTCAGCCCCTATAATAAACTACAGCCCAGTGCAATCTTAGCG ACTAAACTGGCCCTACAGAAGCATCTCTGTAAGGCCCTGCCAGCCGGCTTCCTGACCAGCCACCTCAATCCAGCTGCCTTTTGCACCATGGCTCACGGACCCTTGGCACTACGACTGCCGCCAACCATCTTCCAGGGCCCCCTGATCAGCCCCACGCTCTTCAGGCCCGCCCCAGGACCTTTGAGGGCCACACATGCACCCATAATCTTCTCTCCTTACTAG